The proteins below are encoded in one region of Balaenoptera acutorostrata chromosome 11, mBalAcu1.1, whole genome shotgun sequence:
- the MAP3K12 gene encoding mitogen-activated protein kinase kinase kinase 12 isoform X2, with protein MACLHETRTPSPSFGGFVSTLSEASMRKLDPDTSDCTPEKDLTPTHVLQLHEQDAGGPGGATGSPESRASRVRADEVRLQCQSGSGFLEGLFGCLRPVWTMIGKAYSTEHKQQQEDLWEVPFEEILDLQWVGSGAQGAVFLGRFHGEEVAVKKVRDLKETDIKHLRKLKHPNIITFKGVCTQAPCYCILMEFCAQGQLYEVLRAGRPVTPSLLVDWSMGIAGGMNYLHLHKIIHRDLKSPNMLITYDDVVKISDFGTSKELSDKSTKMSFAGTVAWMAPEVIRNEPVSEKVDIWSFGVVLWELLTGEIPYKDVDSSAIIWGVGSNSLHLPVPSSCPDGFKILLRQCWNSKPRNRPSFRQILLHLDIASADVLSTPQETYFKSQAEWREEVKLHFEKIKSEGTCLHRLEEELVMRRREELRHALDIREHYERKLERANNLYMELNALMLQLELKERELLRREQALERRCPGLLKSHPSRGLLHGNTMEKLIKKRNVPQKLSPHSKRPDILKTESLLPKLDAALSGVGLPGCAKGPPSPGRSRRGKTRHRKASAKGSCGDLPGLRAVVPPHEPGGPGSPVGPGGGPSAWEACPPALRGLHHDLLLRKMSSSSPDLLSAALGARVRGATGGAGDPGSPPPARGDTPPSEGSAPGSTSPDSPGGAKGEPPPPVGPGDGVGLLGTGREGTAGRGGSRAGSQHLTPAALLYRAAVTRSQKRGISSEEEEGEVDSEVELTSSQRWSQGLKMRQSLSTFSSENPSDGEEGTASEPSPSGTPEVGSTNTDERPDERSDDMCSQGSEIPLDPPSSEVVTGREPSSLPIPHHNLLRGEQGPPNSEDSDCDSTELENANSGEALRPPASLPP; from the exons ATGGCCTGCCTCCATGAGACCCGCACACCCTCCCCTTCCTTTGGGGGTTTCGTGTCCACCCTAAGCGAGGCGTCCATGCGCAAGCTGGACCCAGACACTTCCGACTGCACCCCCGAGAAGGACCTGACGCCTACCCA TGTCCTGCAGCTGCACGAGCAGGATGCTGGGGGCCCAGGGGGAGCCACTGGGTCCCCTGAGAGTCGGGCGTCCAGAGTTCGAGCAGATGAGGTGCGGCTACAGTGCCAGAGCGGCAGCGGCTTCCTGGAAGGCCTCTTCGGCTGCCTGCGCCCTGTCTGGACCATGATTGGGAAGGCCTACTCCACGGAGCACAAGCAGCAGCAGGAAG ACCTTTGGGAGGTCCCCTTTGAGGAAATCCTGGACCTGCAGTGGGTGGGCTCAGGGGCCCAGGGCGCCGTCTTCCTGGGGCGCTTCCATGGGGAGGAGGTGGCTGTGAAGAAGGTACGGGACCTGAAGGAGACTGACATCAAGCACCTGCGAAAGCTGAAGCACCCTAACATCATCACCTTCAA GGGCGTGTGTACCCAGGCTCCCTGCTACTGCATCCTTATGGAGTTCTGCGCCCAGGGCCAGCTGTATGAGGTGCTGCGGGCTGGCCGCCCTGTCACCCCCTCCTTGCTGGTTGACTGGTCCATGGGCATTGCCGGTGGCATGAACTACCTGCACCTGCACAAGATTATCCACCGAGACCTCAAGTCCCCCAA CATGCTAATCACGTACGACGATGTGGTGAAGATCTCCGATTTTGGCACTTCCAAGGAGCTGAGTGACAAGAGCACCAAGATGTCCTTTGCAGGGACAGTAGCCTGGATGGCCCCTGAAGTGATCCGCAACGAGCCTGTGTCTGAGAAGGTCGACATCTG GTCCTTTGGTGTGGTGCTGTGGGAACTGCTGACTGGTGAGATCCCCTACAAAGATGTAGATTCCTCAGCCATCATCTGGGGTGTGGGAAGCAACAGTCTCCACCTGCCTGTGCCCTCCAGCTGCCCAGACGGCTTCAAAATCCTGCTTCGCCAGTGCTG GAACAGCAAACCACGAAATCGTCCATCATTCCGACAGATCCTGCTGCATCTGGACATCGCCTCAGCCGACGTACTCTCCACACCCCAGGAGACTTACTTTAAGTCCCAG gcagAGTGGCGTGAAGAGGTAAAGctgcattttgaaaaaattaagtcAGAAGGGACCTGTCTGCACCGCCTAGAAGAAGAGCTGGTGATGCGGAGGAGGGAGGAGCTCAG ACACGCCTTGGACATCAGGGAACACTATGAGCGGAAGCTGGAGAGAGCCAACAACCTGTACATGGAACTTAATGCCCTCATGTTGCAGCTGGAGCTGAAGGAAAGGGAGCTACTCAG GAGGGAGCAAGCTTTAGAGCGGAGGTGCCCAGGTCTGCTGAAGTCACACCCTTCCAGAGGCCTCCTGCACGGGAACACAATggagaagctcatcaagaagaGGAATGTCCCACAGAAGCTATCACCCCACAGCAAAAG GCCAGATATCCTCAAGACTGAGTCTTTGCTACCCAAGCTAGATGCAGCCCTGAGTGGGGTGGGGCTTCCTGGGTGTGCTAAGGGCCCCCCCTCACCAGGACGGAGTCGCCGTGGCAAGACCCGTCACCGCAAGGCCAGCGCCAAGGGCAGCTGTGGGGACCTGCCCGGGCTTCGTGCAGTTGTGCCACCCCATGAACCTGGGGGACCAGGAAGCCCAGTGGGGCCAGGAGGGGGACCCTCAGCCTGGGAAGCCTGCCCTCCAGCCCTCCGTGGGCTCCACCATGACCTCCTGCTCCGAAAGATGTCTTCATCGTCCCCAGACCTGCTGTCAGCAGCATTGGGAGCCCGGGTCCGGGGGGCTACAGGGGGAGCTGGGGACCCTGGCTCACCACCTCCAGCCCGGGGCGACACCCCGCCAAGTGAGGGCTCAGCACCTGGCTCCACCAGCCCGGATTCACCAGGGGGAGCCAAAGGGGAGCCACCTCCACCAGTAGGGCCTGGTGACGGTGTAGGGCTGCTGGGAACTGGAAGGGAAGGGACGGCGGGACGGGGAGGAAGCCGGGCTGGGTCCCAGCACTTGACCCCAGCTGCACTGCTGTACAGGGCTGCTGTCACCCGAAGTCAG AAACGTGGCATCTCatcagaggaagaggaaggagaggtggaCAGTGAAGTAGAGCTGACCTCAAGCCAGAG GTGGTCTCAGGGCCTGAAAATGCGCCAGTCACTATCTACCTTCAGCTCAGAGAATCCATCAGATGGGGAGGAAGGCACAGCTAGTGAGCCTTCCCCCAGTGGCACACCTGAAGTTGGCAGTACGAACACTGATGAGCGGCCAGATGAGCGGTCTGATGACATGTGCTCCCAGGGCTCAGAAATCCCACTGGACCCACCTTCCTCAGAGGTGGTTACTGGCCGGGAACCCAGCTCCTTGCCCATCCCACACCACAACCTACTCAGAGGGGAGCAG GGCCCTCCCAACTCTGAGGACTCAGACTGTGACAGCACTGAACTGGAAAACGCCAACAGTGGTGAAGCCTTGcggcccccagcctccctccctccatga
- the MAP3K12 gene encoding mitogen-activated protein kinase kinase kinase 12 isoform X1: protein MACLHETRTPSPSFGGFVSTLSEASMRKLDPDTSDCTPEKDLTPTQCVLRDVVPLGGQGRGGPSPSPGGEPPPEPFANSVLQLHEQDAGGPGGATGSPESRASRVRADEVRLQCQSGSGFLEGLFGCLRPVWTMIGKAYSTEHKQQQEDLWEVPFEEILDLQWVGSGAQGAVFLGRFHGEEVAVKKVRDLKETDIKHLRKLKHPNIITFKGVCTQAPCYCILMEFCAQGQLYEVLRAGRPVTPSLLVDWSMGIAGGMNYLHLHKIIHRDLKSPNMLITYDDVVKISDFGTSKELSDKSTKMSFAGTVAWMAPEVIRNEPVSEKVDIWSFGVVLWELLTGEIPYKDVDSSAIIWGVGSNSLHLPVPSSCPDGFKILLRQCWNSKPRNRPSFRQILLHLDIASADVLSTPQETYFKSQAEWREEVKLHFEKIKSEGTCLHRLEEELVMRRREELRHALDIREHYERKLERANNLYMELNALMLQLELKERELLRREQALERRCPGLLKSHPSRGLLHGNTMEKLIKKRNVPQKLSPHSKRPDILKTESLLPKLDAALSGVGLPGCAKGPPSPGRSRRGKTRHRKASAKGSCGDLPGLRAVVPPHEPGGPGSPVGPGGGPSAWEACPPALRGLHHDLLLRKMSSSSPDLLSAALGARVRGATGGAGDPGSPPPARGDTPPSEGSAPGSTSPDSPGGAKGEPPPPVGPGDGVGLLGTGREGTAGRGGSRAGSQHLTPAALLYRAAVTRSQKRGISSEEEEGEVDSEVELTSSQRWSQGLKMRQSLSTFSSENPSDGEEGTASEPSPSGTPEVGSTNTDERPDERSDDMCSQGSEIPLDPPSSEVVTGREPSSLPIPHHNLLRGEQGPPNSEDSDCDSTELENANSGEALRPPASLPP, encoded by the exons ATGGCCTGCCTCCATGAGACCCGCACACCCTCCCCTTCCTTTGGGGGTTTCGTGTCCACCCTAAGCGAGGCGTCCATGCGCAAGCTGGACCCAGACACTTCCGACTGCACCCCCGAGAAGGACCTGACGCCTACCCAGTGTGTACTCCGAGATGTAGTGCCGCtcggggggcagggcaggggcgggcccagcccctccccaggtgGAGAGCCGCCCCCTGAGCCTTTTGCCAACAGTGTCCTGCAGCTGCACGAGCAGGATGCTGGGGGCCCAGGGGGAGCCACTGGGTCCCCTGAGAGTCGGGCGTCCAGAGTTCGAGCAGATGAGGTGCGGCTACAGTGCCAGAGCGGCAGCGGCTTCCTGGAAGGCCTCTTCGGCTGCCTGCGCCCTGTCTGGACCATGATTGGGAAGGCCTACTCCACGGAGCACAAGCAGCAGCAGGAAG ACCTTTGGGAGGTCCCCTTTGAGGAAATCCTGGACCTGCAGTGGGTGGGCTCAGGGGCCCAGGGCGCCGTCTTCCTGGGGCGCTTCCATGGGGAGGAGGTGGCTGTGAAGAAGGTACGGGACCTGAAGGAGACTGACATCAAGCACCTGCGAAAGCTGAAGCACCCTAACATCATCACCTTCAA GGGCGTGTGTACCCAGGCTCCCTGCTACTGCATCCTTATGGAGTTCTGCGCCCAGGGCCAGCTGTATGAGGTGCTGCGGGCTGGCCGCCCTGTCACCCCCTCCTTGCTGGTTGACTGGTCCATGGGCATTGCCGGTGGCATGAACTACCTGCACCTGCACAAGATTATCCACCGAGACCTCAAGTCCCCCAA CATGCTAATCACGTACGACGATGTGGTGAAGATCTCCGATTTTGGCACTTCCAAGGAGCTGAGTGACAAGAGCACCAAGATGTCCTTTGCAGGGACAGTAGCCTGGATGGCCCCTGAAGTGATCCGCAACGAGCCTGTGTCTGAGAAGGTCGACATCTG GTCCTTTGGTGTGGTGCTGTGGGAACTGCTGACTGGTGAGATCCCCTACAAAGATGTAGATTCCTCAGCCATCATCTGGGGTGTGGGAAGCAACAGTCTCCACCTGCCTGTGCCCTCCAGCTGCCCAGACGGCTTCAAAATCCTGCTTCGCCAGTGCTG GAACAGCAAACCACGAAATCGTCCATCATTCCGACAGATCCTGCTGCATCTGGACATCGCCTCAGCCGACGTACTCTCCACACCCCAGGAGACTTACTTTAAGTCCCAG gcagAGTGGCGTGAAGAGGTAAAGctgcattttgaaaaaattaagtcAGAAGGGACCTGTCTGCACCGCCTAGAAGAAGAGCTGGTGATGCGGAGGAGGGAGGAGCTCAG ACACGCCTTGGACATCAGGGAACACTATGAGCGGAAGCTGGAGAGAGCCAACAACCTGTACATGGAACTTAATGCCCTCATGTTGCAGCTGGAGCTGAAGGAAAGGGAGCTACTCAG GAGGGAGCAAGCTTTAGAGCGGAGGTGCCCAGGTCTGCTGAAGTCACACCCTTCCAGAGGCCTCCTGCACGGGAACACAATggagaagctcatcaagaagaGGAATGTCCCACAGAAGCTATCACCCCACAGCAAAAG GCCAGATATCCTCAAGACTGAGTCTTTGCTACCCAAGCTAGATGCAGCCCTGAGTGGGGTGGGGCTTCCTGGGTGTGCTAAGGGCCCCCCCTCACCAGGACGGAGTCGCCGTGGCAAGACCCGTCACCGCAAGGCCAGCGCCAAGGGCAGCTGTGGGGACCTGCCCGGGCTTCGTGCAGTTGTGCCACCCCATGAACCTGGGGGACCAGGAAGCCCAGTGGGGCCAGGAGGGGGACCCTCAGCCTGGGAAGCCTGCCCTCCAGCCCTCCGTGGGCTCCACCATGACCTCCTGCTCCGAAAGATGTCTTCATCGTCCCCAGACCTGCTGTCAGCAGCATTGGGAGCCCGGGTCCGGGGGGCTACAGGGGGAGCTGGGGACCCTGGCTCACCACCTCCAGCCCGGGGCGACACCCCGCCAAGTGAGGGCTCAGCACCTGGCTCCACCAGCCCGGATTCACCAGGGGGAGCCAAAGGGGAGCCACCTCCACCAGTAGGGCCTGGTGACGGTGTAGGGCTGCTGGGAACTGGAAGGGAAGGGACGGCGGGACGGGGAGGAAGCCGGGCTGGGTCCCAGCACTTGACCCCAGCTGCACTGCTGTACAGGGCTGCTGTCACCCGAAGTCAG AAACGTGGCATCTCatcagaggaagaggaaggagaggtggaCAGTGAAGTAGAGCTGACCTCAAGCCAGAG GTGGTCTCAGGGCCTGAAAATGCGCCAGTCACTATCTACCTTCAGCTCAGAGAATCCATCAGATGGGGAGGAAGGCACAGCTAGTGAGCCTTCCCCCAGTGGCACACCTGAAGTTGGCAGTACGAACACTGATGAGCGGCCAGATGAGCGGTCTGATGACATGTGCTCCCAGGGCTCAGAAATCCCACTGGACCCACCTTCCTCAGAGGTGGTTACTGGCCGGGAACCCAGCTCCTTGCCCATCCCACACCACAACCTACTCAGAGGGGAGCAG GGCCCTCCCAACTCTGAGGACTCAGACTGTGACAGCACTGAACTGGAAAACGCCAACAGTGGTGAAGCCTTGcggcccccagcctccctccctccatga